From the genome of Falco cherrug isolate bFalChe1 chromosome 10, bFalChe1.pri, whole genome shotgun sequence:
TTAACTAAAATATGGACAATGTATATATGCATCCTAAAACTTGAGTACCTATAAAATcggattatatttttttcattttattgaacAGTTTCCTTTTATGGTAGTTTTTCTTATTACACTATGTAAAGCACATAGATGAATTAGTAGAGCTCAGAAGCAtaaaagcaacatttaatttttttataccttttttttaaatcatctgaATTACACTGACTGGTTAAAAGTAGAAATTGCAGTTTTAATCTTCTACAAAAGAATTATTAGCTGTACTTAGTGAGCTGAAGCTACATATTTCTCTTAAATATATCCctcaaagtttttaaaattaacaactCAAATCTAttagattttccttttaatcctagaagaaatttttcctattttttaatctttaatcaGTTAACTCATgttcaattaattaatcaacTAATTAGAAAAGTTGAGTAAGAGGTTATGGCTCTCAGGAGATATTTAAGCGAACTTTGGTTCTACTTGCTTAGCCAGATATTTTAACGAGCTCAGTGAATAGCAGACTTAAAATAACGATAATGGCAGCAACAGAAGAGTTTTGGCATCAGCTTCTTCGTGTAAGCAGAATGATTTTCGGTTTACAGCATGTCAGGCTTTGACGTACTTTATCATCAtatttcaattttcatttttttcaagtaaagcTGTATTTACcttatatgtaaatataaaatttgaTCTCTAATTTTAGATAATATAATAGATACATagatcaatattttaaaatctaaaaacaGATACATAGATACACAATTGCGCTTTTTCCACCCGATTTGAATTAGAAATTATTCTAGCTGAGAAAATCAGAAGTCATAGAGGCATGCACCTACtaccagaagaagaaaatggaatctTTCATACATAAAGATATCTGGTTCCTATGCAGAACTTCAGATCTCAACAGCCTTCTAGCTACAGGCAGTGCTGTTATCCCCATTCTGAAATTATGATGGTGGTGAAACTGATGTTAGAGCAATATTCTTTGGTCAAAGTATCAGCAGTACCTTTCAAAGTTATCCAGGCTGCTCTTTCTCCAAATACTGAAAATTCCTAGTTGAACTAAGCACTGCTAAGGCTTTGATAGGAAAAGGGAAGtggaggcaggaaaaaaaataaaaaatgactgTTCACTTCTAAAATCCAAACTTCTGCACAAAACATCCGGGCTGACATTCAGACATCTATTGCTGTCTTTCTTCAAAATGACGGTAATACATCTTTCTTACTTTTAAGTgctatttttgttcttccaaaAGTATGAATATACATGTCTATAACATGTAAATCTGTTGTGAATTGAGGCacttaaggagaaaaaaaaattgtacccAAACTGTTAACTACAACCTGATTTACATTTTGCTggtggttttgcatttttaatataatttattagtttcatattttattgcattttcttaCTATTTATTATTAACTACACAGATTAGTACATCTGCCAACCAACATTATGCCTCACAACactaaatttaaatatattagaaatactttattaatgcttcataaaaattatttacaaaataatattcTAAGATTTTTATCATCATGCTTTACTTTTGATAGCCTCTTCATGTACATATAAAATAAGCTTCCCACCCCTGTCTATAGTATATTTGGTAAATGATACAACAGAATAATATACAAACCTTCCTTTTTGGTTACAACTATGGATCACTGcatcatttttaaaagagcattttaaatTTGCAATAGGAAAGTGTATCAGTTCCTCAAAATGTCAAAGTTCTTACCTTGAATGTTTGGATAAAGAGCCATAAATAACACTGCCCATCTTAAAACATTTGTTGTGGTTTCTGTCCCAGCTATGATGAGTTCTCCAACagagaaaattaagttttctcTTGAATATGTAGATTCTGGATCATTTTCATTGCAATCCATCTCATCTAAATATGCATCTACAAAATGTCGAGGTGACTGAGGCTTTCTATTTTCAGAGACACGTTCAATAAGGTCTTGAAGAAAGTCATATacttcagctgcatttttaaacagctgctgGTGTTTCCCAAATGGCAAGATACCGATCCAAGGAAAAGCATTAtataaaaacacagaagcacTAGCAGCTAATTCAATATTTTCACTAAAAATCTCAATCATGTGCTGAAATTCAGTATCTTCATATGTAAAACGTTCTccaaaaataatcaaattagTAATGTTTGAAACAGCATTTGTTATCAAGTGCTTAAGATCAAATGGTCTGCCTTTGTATGTATCAATggcatcaagaaaaaaaatagattccTCTGAAATTTTGTGTTCAAAGGACCTTTGTCCGTATCCAAAATTTCGAAAAGTATTTACAGCTAATTTGCGATGTTCTGTCCATCCTCTTCCATATTTACTGTTCAGTaagcctgaaaaaatattttaacacagtattttatgcagtggggttttttcccctgtaagataagataataaaattatttaaaaggacAAATAATTATACACATCTTGCTATGGAGCATAGTCAGAGAGTAACAATTCTTTCCAAATAATATCTTTAAAGAAGCGTCAAGTATTTTGTGGAAGGAGATAAAGAGGTAGAGAAAATGGCTAAAGCAAATGTTTCATGTGATCACAAACCTATCTATTGgacaaaaattacatttttagatAAGACATTAGCACTTACCTCCCATGTTTGTCAGCTTCTTAAACAAGGGAAGAGATGGTCTATCTGCAAAAATTTCACTTTGATGAACAAGGCATTCCTTTACTGCATCATAGCCGTTCAGTACAATAGCAGATATACCTCCCAGATCAAGACTGAAGATcttttgagggggaaaaacccacagaaattgTAAAAATGCTATTACAACCAAAACTTAagaacaaataatgaaaattaataaaaacaagtaaTGAAAACGTGAAACAAGACTTAACATCAATGCAAAATACAGACAATGAAAACGTGAAACAACACTTGACATCAATGCAAAATACAGACTTGAATAAACTTCAGCAGGGCATACAGGTAACCAAAGGTGATCCAATTGTGGCGTTACACAGTAGAGTCTGTTGTGAGCTAACTTACTCTGTCAAAAGATAAAGTAAATTAGCCCATGCTACATTCTGTGCCTTGCTGTGCACCTAAAGTGACCAGCTCTCCAAAGTCAGGACTGGGGATGCTTTCctagtcattaaaaaaatgtgagttTGGTACGACAATgtatgtttttcagaaaaaatgtacTGTCCCCTAACATTAGTAGATATAAGTATATACTTACAAGTCTATAACATAACCTTATTAGATATAAGGTATAGTTTTTATACAAGAATTAGAAATAAAGTACATATTTTGTCTACTTCCCTAATCTTCTCAGACTGTTTCCACAGGAGGGAGGTAAGCTTTGCtactcctcctccctgcctgcgTAAAGGTAAATTCCAACAGCTTAATTTGGTTTAGGGCACTATGACTGAAGCTACAAGTTTGTATTACGAAGACTTCCAACAACGGCAGATACAGAAGTGGTGTCAGTTGTGAAAACAACCAAGCTGCACCCAGTCCTTTCTACCTCTGAAACTGGACACCAGCTTACTTTGCACAGGCTCCCAAAGAACCACCAGGTGATAGAAGTGAGAGCCATGATGACAGCCAACAAATGACAGCATAGCCCAGCTAGTCCCATCTCCCATTTCCAGAGGTGGTTAGCACTAGATGCTGTGGAGAAAGTTGCAATACATCCTGCAGAGGGCACATACAGgataaacaaaatgaaaatcttaacctaagttttaaaaatttaaaccGAGGCTAGACTCGATTGAAATACTACATCCCTTTCCACACTTTTCTTAGCattataaatctgtatttttaccTATATAAATCTCTAGTTTTCCCTTCATCTCAGAGCTGTTGACCTCCACAATATGAAATAATGTTAGCGTAATTATACATTCTATGACAGCTGGGTTGTCACTGAAAATGTTAccaggcattggaacaggctgcccagggaagcggttgagtcaccatccctggaagtgtttaaaagctgtgtagGTAGctgtggcgcttagggacacagtttagtggtggacttggcagtcctgggttaatggttggactctgatcttaaaggtcttttccaacctaaatgattctatgattctatgactatTTTGTTTTAGTGAACTTGATATTTTCACTGTTATAATGGCTCTTCTTTGTTATGTGACAAGGCACTCCTGGTATATTTCCACAAACCATTTGTGAGTTCTCTATACCTTGATCTTAGCTTATTCATCTTTCTTCCAGTgtcatagattttttttttttaaatcctttcattgtattttttcagagCCCCCCAAATCCTGATGCCACCTTCAAGTTCCCTCCAATTCTGCAGGATCCTTTCTTACAGCAGGTGACTGGAACTACATAAAGCATTCCAGGCAAGTAGAAAGCTTAGTTTATTGGAtgacacattttccttcctatttcCATTCTATTTGTCCTAGTATTTTGCTTGAAacacatttacttttttctattgccaaatgaaacaaatgaatcCTTTTGTTTCTGCCATTTAGCATCCTTTTAATTTGTgcactttgctttgcttgtcaTTCAGAACAAGACTGTTTCTCCTGTAAGTTTCATAAATGATCTGGGCAAAAGCATTTGACAGACTTAAGTTCTAGGAacagttttatttgcttgttaggggtgttatatttaaaaaattctagCAGTTTGAAAGATGTGATTTTCTAGACAACACATCGTTTGTTGGACACAAAGCACAGTCTTTCACAGCCCTCCAGTGAAAATCCTGTGAAGTAAAACACCACAGGTGATACACATAGCCTGGAGATGTACAGGCACGCCAAAGGGTGTCCGTGCTCACCCACCAGCTGCTACCAAAGCGTAACCTCAGTGCGTGTGTGTTTATGTAcgtgcacacatacacacgtAGAAATGCTAATacctgcctgcctttccctgcgGGATCTAGTTTGGGTTTAACTGTTATGAAGCTTCTAACAATAGACTGGTTGCTTGAAACTGGCTGATGAGAAGAGACATCTGATGTATAAGAAAAtatggggaaaaggaaaaaatccattCTTACATAGTTATTTTAACAGACTGCCGGTATTCCAAACATCTCACTGAAGATACTTTGAAGCAACGCGTTTTCAGCGACAACGTTGCATTAGCCAAGTCCCTGCTATTTGGCTGCTGTAACTTCGTTAGTTTTAAGCCGTCTTGGCGTGTCCAAGACGTGCGGGACGCCGCTGGCGAGTGACCGTCCCTGGCAGCCCAACCGTGCCCCGAACGGGCCGCCCCGAACACCAGCCGCCCGCGGGAGCCCGTCACGCTGGCGGCTCCGCTCCGCCCGCACCCCCAGCGAGACACCGGCGAAGCGACACGCGTTTCCCCGCCGCCGCTTGCACGGTTCTGCCCGCGCCTTGCGCTCGGGCAccggccggccccgggccccTCGCCCCGCTCCCGCCAGCCGGCGGGGGGCTCCGCTCACGGggccgccgctcccccggcggggcggcctCTGCGAGCCGGGGCCGGGACCGCTCCTCCCCGCCGGCCGCACCGTGCTGCCGCTGCGGGGCCGGGCTCCGCGGCAGCCCCGGGATCGCGGGCCGGGGACAGCGCCCgccaggctgcccctgcccgtgccgcccggcccccgcgccgagcccgccccgctcccgctccgGGGCCCCCGGGGAGGCGGCAGACGCCGCCGGCGCGGCGGTACCTGCCCGTGGATCTGGCTCTGCCGCCGCATGTAGACGTGCGGCTGCTCCGCGCCCAGGGCGTGGATGTTGCCGACGAGGGGCAGCCCCCGGGGACCGGGCGGGAAGCCGGGCGGCCGCCGCTGCTTCAGCAGCTGCCGCACCACCAGCgccagcgccgccgccagcgccgccgccagcagcaggaggcaggcgccgctgcccgccgccgcgcccgggcccgggccccccgccgccgccgccgccgccgccgcccgcatcgccccgcgccgccgccgcgccgcttcctcccgccgcccccgcggggCGGTGCAGCGCCGCCCTGTGCCCGTTGgcccgcggcggccccgcccctgGCGTCACGGgggccggcccgccccgccccgccgccacctCCCGCGGAGCCCCGCGCGCACCGGCCGCTGGCGCGGGTCCTTCGGGCTCCTCGGGCGCTGGAGCGGCACCGCTCGCCCTGCGCTCCGCGCAGTGGCCTTGGCCGCTGCGACGCGTCACCGGCAGTCACTTGCTCGCCGTTAAGGCTCGGTGGAGGAACAAACCCAGCTTTGCGATGTCCCTCCCAGAGCCCCTTTGGATGTGGGGAGCCCTGAGCCGGTGCATTCCCGCGGCGCTTCCCGCTGCCCTTCCCGACCACAGCACCGGGCAATCTGCCTGGCTGGCGGATtgctgctggcagcggggcggggggcagcttCGCAACTCGTGCCTGCAGCTCCCCGTGCTGGGCAGCCTTTCCCCCATTCTGGCGCCGCTAACTGATGCCAGTGCTGCAGCGGGCA
Proteins encoded in this window:
- the LOC102048327 gene encoding vitamin D 25-hydroxylase isoform X3, producing MGGLLNSKYGRGWTEHRKLAVNTFRNFGYGQRSFEHKISEESIFFLDAIDTYKGRPFDLKHLITNAVSNITNLIIFGERFTYEDTEFQHMIEIFSENIELAASASVFLYNAFPWIGILPFGKHQQLFKNAAEVYDFLQDLIERVSENRKPQSPRHFVDAYLDEMDCNENDPESTYSRENLIFSVGELIIAGTETTTNVLRWAVLFMALYPNIQGQVQKEIDLVIGPNKMPALEEKCKMPYTEAVLHEVLRFCNIVPLGIFHATSKDTVVRGYSIPEGTTVITNLYSVHFDEKYWSNPEVFFPERFLDSSGQFVKKDAFIPFSLGRRHCLGEQLARMEMFLFFTSLLQRFHLCFPHGVIPDLKPRLGMTLQPQPYLICAERR
- the LOC102048327 gene encoding vitamin D 25-hydroxylase isoform X2, translated to MGLAGLCCHLLAVIMALTSITWWFFGSLCKIFSLDLGGISAIVLNGYDAVKECLVHQSEIFADRPSLPLFKKLTNMGGLLNSKYGRGWTEHRKLAVNTFRNFGYGQRSFEHKISEESIFFLDAIDTYKGRPFDLKHLITNAVSNITNLIIFGERFTYEDTEFQHMIEIFSENIELAASASVFLYNAFPWIGILPFGKHQQLFKNAAEVYDFLQDLIERVSENRKPQSPRHFVDAYLDEMDCNENDPESTYSRENLIFSVGELIIAGTETTTNVLRWAVLFMALYPNIQGQVQKEIDLVIGPNKMPALEEKCKMPYTEAVLHEVLRFCNIVPLGIFHATSKDTVVRGYSIPEGTTVITNLYSVHFDEKYWSNPEVFFPERFLDSSGQFVKKDAFIPFSLGRRHCLGEQLARMEMFLFFTSLLQRFHLCFPHGVIPDLKPRLGMTLQPQPYLICAERR
- the LOC102048327 gene encoding vitamin D 25-hydroxylase isoform X1, whose amino-acid sequence is MRAAAAAAAAGGPGPGAAAGSGACLLLLAAALAAALALVVRQLLKQRRPPGFPPGPRGLPLVGNIHALGAEQPHVYMRRQSQIHGQIFSLDLGGISAIVLNGYDAVKECLVHQSEIFADRPSLPLFKKLTNMGGLLNSKYGRGWTEHRKLAVNTFRNFGYGQRSFEHKISEESIFFLDAIDTYKGRPFDLKHLITNAVSNITNLIIFGERFTYEDTEFQHMIEIFSENIELAASASVFLYNAFPWIGILPFGKHQQLFKNAAEVYDFLQDLIERVSENRKPQSPRHFVDAYLDEMDCNENDPESTYSRENLIFSVGELIIAGTETTTNVLRWAVLFMALYPNIQGQVQKEIDLVIGPNKMPALEEKCKMPYTEAVLHEVLRFCNIVPLGIFHATSKDTVVRGYSIPEGTTVITNLYSVHFDEKYWSNPEVFFPERFLDSSGQFVKKDAFIPFSLGRRHCLGEQLARMEMFLFFTSLLQRFHLCFPHGVIPDLKPRLGMTLQPQPYLICAERR